One window of Papaver somniferum cultivar HN1 chromosome 9, ASM357369v1, whole genome shotgun sequence genomic DNA carries:
- the LOC113312350 gene encoding uncharacterized protein LOC113312350, producing MRLSQAMQDIETHCEVCKQEHEDLFHILISCSHAQAVWSSLNINIAQIIKQCQSVKEWIISWSQDIHNAGSESIDIWRKLLMVGSWVIWKERCDCVFQDKKLIPSRTVERIQNQLISYNSTTKETSPVDSADILTPTSASPEHITNTFTCLQDILNEVTTFKFFVDISYDKYTTDCGYGIVCYDTAGTLVGFKGSYAAGIIDSKAGECKVVLEGLRWAKAMDLDNVHIISDAEAVVNSINNIFFQ from the coding sequence ATGAGACTTTCTCAGGCAATGCAAGATATTGAAACTCACTGTGAAGTTTGTAAACAAGAACATGAAGACCTATTTCATATCCTCATCAGTTGTTCTCATGCTCAGGCTGTGTGGAGCTCACTTAATATCAACATTGCTCAGATAATTAAGCAGTGTCAATCGGTTAAAGAGTGGATTATTTCTTggtctcaagatattcataatgcAGGAAGTGAATCAATTGATATCTGGAGAAAGTTGTTGATGGTAGGGAGTTGGGTAATATGGAAGGAAAGGTGTGACTGTGTTTTTCAAGATAAAAAACTCATCCCAAGTCGTACTGTCGAAAGGATTCAGAATCAATTGATTAGTTACAACTCTACTACTAAGGAAACTTCACCTGTAGATTCAGCTGATATTTTAACTCCCACCTCTGCATCACCTGAGCATATTACTAACACTTTCACTTGCCTGCAGGATATTTTGAATGAAGTTACCACCTTTAAATTCTTTGTTGACATTTCATATGATAAATACACTACTGACTGTGGGTATGGAATTGTCTGTTATGATACTGCAGGTACACTCGTTGGATTCAAGGGATCATATGCAGCTGGAATAATTGATTCAAAAGCAGGAGAGTGTAAAGTTGTTCTTGAAGGACTGAGATGGGCAAAGGCAATGGATTTAGACAACGTACACATCATATCAGATGCTGAGGCTGTAGTTAACTCcatcaacaatattttttttcaataa
- the LOC113309689 gene encoding ABC transporter G family member 22-like isoform X3, with amino-acid sequence MKPVSSSFLIMMSHKAEDIEAGVTKKVHMEPTLPIHLKFTDVTYKVIIKKVRTVEKDILNGITGSASPGEVLALMGPSGSGKTTLLNLLGGRLRDPLTTGGSIFYNDQPYSKSLKRRIGYVTQDDVLFPHLTVRETLTYAALLRLPKTLSKQEKEERAMDVICELGLERCQDTMIGGSFVRGVSGGERKRVCIGNEIIINPSLLLLDEPTSGLDSTTALRIVQMLHDIAEAGKTVVTTIHQPSSRLFHKFDKLILLGKGSLLYYGKASEAMDYFSSIGCSPLIAMNPAEFLLDLANGNVNDVSVPSELEDKVEMGNLETQTRKGKPSPAFVHEYLVEAYDTRVADKEKKKLMVPDRIDEDLKAQLASPKREWGASWWQQFSILFQRGLKERRHDYLSWLRITQVISTAIILGLLWWQSDTSTPKGLQDQSGLLFFMAVFWGFFPVFTAIFTFPQERAMLNKERAVDMYRLSAYFIARTTSDLPLDLFLPVLFLLVVYFMTGLRLSVGPFFLTMLTLFLSIVAAQGLGLAIGATLMDVKKATTLASVAVMTFMLAGGFFVKKVPAFISWIRYVSFNYHTYRLLIKVQYDHITPSVHGMELDSGLTEVTAMVTMVIGYRLLAYLSLRRNMLHSA; translated from the exons ATGAAGCCTGTCTCTTCATCCTTTCTTATCATGATGTCGCATAAAG CTGAAGATATTGAAGCTGGTGTGACCAAGAAGGTTCACATGGAACCCACCTTGCCGATACATTTGAAG TTCACAGATGTTACATACAAAGTGATTATCAAAAAAGTAAGAACAGTTGAGAAGGATATACTAAATGGGATTACGGGTTCTGCAAGTCCAGGTGAAGTTTTGGCTCTTATGGGACCTTCTGGGAGTGGAAAGACGACACTTCTTAATCTGCTCGGTGGGAGATTGAGAGACCCGTTGACTACAGGAGGTTCAATTTTCTACAATGATCAGCCATATTCCAAGTCTCTCAAGCGCAG GATCGGATATGTGACTCAAGATGACGTTCTGTTTCCTCACCTTACAGTGAGAGAAACATTGACATATGCAGCTCTTCTAAGATTGCCAAAGACACTGTCGAAACAGGAAAAGGAGGAGCGAGCCATGGACGTTATTTGTGAACTTGGACTTGAGAG GTGCCAAGACACCATGATAGGAGGCTCCTTTGTCCGAGGAGTTTCAGGTGGAGAGAGGAAGAGAGTGTGTATTGGAAACGAGATTATAATCAACCCCTCCCTTTTGCTCCTTGATGAGCCAACCTCTGGCCTGGATTCAACAACAGCCCTAAGGATTGTACAGATGTTACATGACATAGCTGAG GCTGGGAAGACAGTGGTTACCACAATCCATCAACCATCCAGCAGACTATTTCACAAATTTGATAAACTGATCCTACTCGGAAAGGGGAGCTTACTATATTATGGGAAGGCATCAGAAGCAATGGACTATTTCTCATCCATAGGGTGTTCACCTCTTATAGCCATGAATCCAGCAGAATTTTTGCTAGACCTTGCAAATGGAAATGTAAACGATGTTTCTGTACCATCAGAATTAGAAGATAAAGTTGAGATGGGTAACTTGGAAACGCAAACTAGGAAGGGGAAGCCTTCTCCAGCATTTGTACATGAG TACCTGGTAGAAGCTTATGACACTAGAGTTGCtgacaaagaaaagaagaaactgatGGTGCCGGATCGCATCGACGAAGATTTGAAAGCGCAATTGGCTTCTCCAAAGAGAGAATGGGGTGCAAGCTGGTGGCAACAGTTCTCCATTCTATTCCAAAGAGGTCTCAAAGAAAGGCGGCATGATTACTTGAGCTGGTTAAGAATAACTCAAGTTATCTCCACTGCAATTATCTTGGGTTTGCTATGGTGGCAATCTGATACTAGCACCCCCAAAGGCCTGCAGGATCAG TCCGGATTACTCTTTTTCATGGCAGTCTTCTGGGGATTTTTCCCTGTCTTCACAGCAATATTCACATTTCCCCAAGAACGAGCAATGTTAAACAAGGAACGAGCAGTTGACATGTACAGACTAAGTGCATACTTCATTGCTAGGACCACTAGTGACTTACCGCTTGACCTCTTCTTACCCGTATTGTTCCTTCTTGTCGTGTACTTCATGACGGGTTTGAGACTAAGTGTGGGTCCTTTCTTCCTGACCATGCTTACGCTGTTTCTTAGCATCGTAGCTGCTCAG GGACTCGGACTAGCCATTGGTGCTACACTGATGGATGTAAAGAAGGCAACAACTCTGGCTTCAGTTGCTGTAATGACCTTCATGTTGGCGGGTGGGTTCTTCGTGAAG AAAGTTCCAGCATTTATATCATGGATTCGCTATGTTTCTTTCAACTATCACACTTACAGGCTTCTTATCAAGGTTCAGTATGATCATATTACGCCATCTGTACATGGAATGGAACTGGACAGTGGTTTGACTGAAGTCACTGCCATGGTCACCATGGTTATTGGATATCGCCTGCTAGCTTATCTTTCTTTACGGCGAAATATGCTCCACTCTGCTTAA
- the LOC113309689 gene encoding ABC transporter G family member 22-like isoform X1 yields the protein MIKDQLERGSFFLIMDTTSTYHNLGLGRTRSEQLETSIVRTPSQASLSEASDGGSTTLARKTSLGKLRSVGASPGRSRTHIRKTRSVQLNLAELSGGAGAALSRASSGSLGFSFSFTGFTVPPEDIADSQAFSDEDIPEDIEAGVTKKVHMEPTLPIHLKFTDVTYKVIIKKVRTVEKDILNGITGSASPGEVLALMGPSGSGKTTLLNLLGGRLRDPLTTGGSIFYNDQPYSKSLKRRIGYVTQDDVLFPHLTVRETLTYAALLRLPKTLSKQEKEERAMDVICELGLERCQDTMIGGSFVRGVSGGERKRVCIGNEIIINPSLLLLDEPTSGLDSTTALRIVQMLHDIAEAGKTVVTTIHQPSSRLFHKFDKLILLGKGSLLYYGKASEAMDYFSSIGCSPLIAMNPAEFLLDLANGNVNDVSVPSELEDKVEMGNLETQTRKGKPSPAFVHEYLVEAYDTRVADKEKKKLMVPDRIDEDLKAQLASPKREWGASWWQQFSILFQRGLKERRHDYLSWLRITQVISTAIILGLLWWQSDTSTPKGLQDQSGLLFFMAVFWGFFPVFTAIFTFPQERAMLNKERAVDMYRLSAYFIARTTSDLPLDLFLPVLFLLVVYFMTGLRLSVGPFFLTMLTLFLSIVAAQGLGLAIGATLMDVKKATTLASVAVMTFMLAGGFFVKKVPAFISWIRYVSFNYHTYRLLIKVQYDHITPSVHGMELDSGLTEVTAMVTMVIGYRLLAYLSLRRNMLHSA from the exons aTGATAAAAGATCAATTGGAACGTGGTTCATTTTTTCTC atcatggatacgaCATCGACTTATCATAATTTAGGTTTGGGAAGGACAAGATCTGAACAATTGGAAACATCAATCGTAAGGACGCCAAGTCAAGCTAGTTTGAGTGAAGCCAGTGATGGTGGCTCAACCACTCTAGCTAGAAAGACGAGCTTGGGGAAATTACGATCAGTGGGAGCTTCACCAGGGCGTAGTAGGACTCACATAAGGAAGACACGTAGCGTTCAGCTGAATTTGGCTGAGTTAAGTGGTGGTGCTGGTGCGGCTCTTAGCCGAGCTTCTAGCGGAAGCTTGGgcttttccttctctttcactGGCTTCACTGTACCTCCTGAAGACATCGCCGATTCACAAGCTTTTAGCGACGAGGATATAC CTGAAGATATTGAAGCTGGTGTGACCAAGAAGGTTCACATGGAACCCACCTTGCCGATACATTTGAAG TTCACAGATGTTACATACAAAGTGATTATCAAAAAAGTAAGAACAGTTGAGAAGGATATACTAAATGGGATTACGGGTTCTGCAAGTCCAGGTGAAGTTTTGGCTCTTATGGGACCTTCTGGGAGTGGAAAGACGACACTTCTTAATCTGCTCGGTGGGAGATTGAGAGACCCGTTGACTACAGGAGGTTCAATTTTCTACAATGATCAGCCATATTCCAAGTCTCTCAAGCGCAG GATCGGATATGTGACTCAAGATGACGTTCTGTTTCCTCACCTTACAGTGAGAGAAACATTGACATATGCAGCTCTTCTAAGATTGCCAAAGACACTGTCGAAACAGGAAAAGGAGGAGCGAGCCATGGACGTTATTTGTGAACTTGGACTTGAGAG GTGCCAAGACACCATGATAGGAGGCTCCTTTGTCCGAGGAGTTTCAGGTGGAGAGAGGAAGAGAGTGTGTATTGGAAACGAGATTATAATCAACCCCTCCCTTTTGCTCCTTGATGAGCCAACCTCTGGCCTGGATTCAACAACAGCCCTAAGGATTGTACAGATGTTACATGACATAGCTGAG GCTGGGAAGACAGTGGTTACCACAATCCATCAACCATCCAGCAGACTATTTCACAAATTTGATAAACTGATCCTACTCGGAAAGGGGAGCTTACTATATTATGGGAAGGCATCAGAAGCAATGGACTATTTCTCATCCATAGGGTGTTCACCTCTTATAGCCATGAATCCAGCAGAATTTTTGCTAGACCTTGCAAATGGAAATGTAAACGATGTTTCTGTACCATCAGAATTAGAAGATAAAGTTGAGATGGGTAACTTGGAAACGCAAACTAGGAAGGGGAAGCCTTCTCCAGCATTTGTACATGAG TACCTGGTAGAAGCTTATGACACTAGAGTTGCtgacaaagaaaagaagaaactgatGGTGCCGGATCGCATCGACGAAGATTTGAAAGCGCAATTGGCTTCTCCAAAGAGAGAATGGGGTGCAAGCTGGTGGCAACAGTTCTCCATTCTATTCCAAAGAGGTCTCAAAGAAAGGCGGCATGATTACTTGAGCTGGTTAAGAATAACTCAAGTTATCTCCACTGCAATTATCTTGGGTTTGCTATGGTGGCAATCTGATACTAGCACCCCCAAAGGCCTGCAGGATCAG TCCGGATTACTCTTTTTCATGGCAGTCTTCTGGGGATTTTTCCCTGTCTTCACAGCAATATTCACATTTCCCCAAGAACGAGCAATGTTAAACAAGGAACGAGCAGTTGACATGTACAGACTAAGTGCATACTTCATTGCTAGGACCACTAGTGACTTACCGCTTGACCTCTTCTTACCCGTATTGTTCCTTCTTGTCGTGTACTTCATGACGGGTTTGAGACTAAGTGTGGGTCCTTTCTTCCTGACCATGCTTACGCTGTTTCTTAGCATCGTAGCTGCTCAG GGACTCGGACTAGCCATTGGTGCTACACTGATGGATGTAAAGAAGGCAACAACTCTGGCTTCAGTTGCTGTAATGACCTTCATGTTGGCGGGTGGGTTCTTCGTGAAG AAAGTTCCAGCATTTATATCATGGATTCGCTATGTTTCTTTCAACTATCACACTTACAGGCTTCTTATCAAGGTTCAGTATGATCATATTACGCCATCTGTACATGGAATGGAACTGGACAGTGGTTTGACTGAAGTCACTGCCATGGTCACCATGGTTATTGGATATCGCCTGCTAGCTTATCTTTCTTTACGGCGAAATATGCTCCACTCTGCTTAA
- the LOC113309689 gene encoding ABC transporter G family member 22-like isoform X2, protein MDTTSTYHNLGLGRTRSEQLETSIVRTPSQASLSEASDGGSTTLARKTSLGKLRSVGASPGRSRTHIRKTRSVQLNLAELSGGAGAALSRASSGSLGFSFSFTGFTVPPEDIADSQAFSDEDIPEDIEAGVTKKVHMEPTLPIHLKFTDVTYKVIIKKVRTVEKDILNGITGSASPGEVLALMGPSGSGKTTLLNLLGGRLRDPLTTGGSIFYNDQPYSKSLKRRIGYVTQDDVLFPHLTVRETLTYAALLRLPKTLSKQEKEERAMDVICELGLERCQDTMIGGSFVRGVSGGERKRVCIGNEIIINPSLLLLDEPTSGLDSTTALRIVQMLHDIAEAGKTVVTTIHQPSSRLFHKFDKLILLGKGSLLYYGKASEAMDYFSSIGCSPLIAMNPAEFLLDLANGNVNDVSVPSELEDKVEMGNLETQTRKGKPSPAFVHEYLVEAYDTRVADKEKKKLMVPDRIDEDLKAQLASPKREWGASWWQQFSILFQRGLKERRHDYLSWLRITQVISTAIILGLLWWQSDTSTPKGLQDQSGLLFFMAVFWGFFPVFTAIFTFPQERAMLNKERAVDMYRLSAYFIARTTSDLPLDLFLPVLFLLVVYFMTGLRLSVGPFFLTMLTLFLSIVAAQGLGLAIGATLMDVKKATTLASVAVMTFMLAGGFFVKKVPAFISWIRYVSFNYHTYRLLIKVQYDHITPSVHGMELDSGLTEVTAMVTMVIGYRLLAYLSLRRNMLHSA, encoded by the exons atggatacgaCATCGACTTATCATAATTTAGGTTTGGGAAGGACAAGATCTGAACAATTGGAAACATCAATCGTAAGGACGCCAAGTCAAGCTAGTTTGAGTGAAGCCAGTGATGGTGGCTCAACCACTCTAGCTAGAAAGACGAGCTTGGGGAAATTACGATCAGTGGGAGCTTCACCAGGGCGTAGTAGGACTCACATAAGGAAGACACGTAGCGTTCAGCTGAATTTGGCTGAGTTAAGTGGTGGTGCTGGTGCGGCTCTTAGCCGAGCTTCTAGCGGAAGCTTGGgcttttccttctctttcactGGCTTCACTGTACCTCCTGAAGACATCGCCGATTCACAAGCTTTTAGCGACGAGGATATAC CTGAAGATATTGAAGCTGGTGTGACCAAGAAGGTTCACATGGAACCCACCTTGCCGATACATTTGAAG TTCACAGATGTTACATACAAAGTGATTATCAAAAAAGTAAGAACAGTTGAGAAGGATATACTAAATGGGATTACGGGTTCTGCAAGTCCAGGTGAAGTTTTGGCTCTTATGGGACCTTCTGGGAGTGGAAAGACGACACTTCTTAATCTGCTCGGTGGGAGATTGAGAGACCCGTTGACTACAGGAGGTTCAATTTTCTACAATGATCAGCCATATTCCAAGTCTCTCAAGCGCAG GATCGGATATGTGACTCAAGATGACGTTCTGTTTCCTCACCTTACAGTGAGAGAAACATTGACATATGCAGCTCTTCTAAGATTGCCAAAGACACTGTCGAAACAGGAAAAGGAGGAGCGAGCCATGGACGTTATTTGTGAACTTGGACTTGAGAG GTGCCAAGACACCATGATAGGAGGCTCCTTTGTCCGAGGAGTTTCAGGTGGAGAGAGGAAGAGAGTGTGTATTGGAAACGAGATTATAATCAACCCCTCCCTTTTGCTCCTTGATGAGCCAACCTCTGGCCTGGATTCAACAACAGCCCTAAGGATTGTACAGATGTTACATGACATAGCTGAG GCTGGGAAGACAGTGGTTACCACAATCCATCAACCATCCAGCAGACTATTTCACAAATTTGATAAACTGATCCTACTCGGAAAGGGGAGCTTACTATATTATGGGAAGGCATCAGAAGCAATGGACTATTTCTCATCCATAGGGTGTTCACCTCTTATAGCCATGAATCCAGCAGAATTTTTGCTAGACCTTGCAAATGGAAATGTAAACGATGTTTCTGTACCATCAGAATTAGAAGATAAAGTTGAGATGGGTAACTTGGAAACGCAAACTAGGAAGGGGAAGCCTTCTCCAGCATTTGTACATGAG TACCTGGTAGAAGCTTATGACACTAGAGTTGCtgacaaagaaaagaagaaactgatGGTGCCGGATCGCATCGACGAAGATTTGAAAGCGCAATTGGCTTCTCCAAAGAGAGAATGGGGTGCAAGCTGGTGGCAACAGTTCTCCATTCTATTCCAAAGAGGTCTCAAAGAAAGGCGGCATGATTACTTGAGCTGGTTAAGAATAACTCAAGTTATCTCCACTGCAATTATCTTGGGTTTGCTATGGTGGCAATCTGATACTAGCACCCCCAAAGGCCTGCAGGATCAG TCCGGATTACTCTTTTTCATGGCAGTCTTCTGGGGATTTTTCCCTGTCTTCACAGCAATATTCACATTTCCCCAAGAACGAGCAATGTTAAACAAGGAACGAGCAGTTGACATGTACAGACTAAGTGCATACTTCATTGCTAGGACCACTAGTGACTTACCGCTTGACCTCTTCTTACCCGTATTGTTCCTTCTTGTCGTGTACTTCATGACGGGTTTGAGACTAAGTGTGGGTCCTTTCTTCCTGACCATGCTTACGCTGTTTCTTAGCATCGTAGCTGCTCAG GGACTCGGACTAGCCATTGGTGCTACACTGATGGATGTAAAGAAGGCAACAACTCTGGCTTCAGTTGCTGTAATGACCTTCATGTTGGCGGGTGGGTTCTTCGTGAAG AAAGTTCCAGCATTTATATCATGGATTCGCTATGTTTCTTTCAACTATCACACTTACAGGCTTCTTATCAAGGTTCAGTATGATCATATTACGCCATCTGTACATGGAATGGAACTGGACAGTGGTTTGACTGAAGTCACTGCCATGGTCACCATGGTTATTGGATATCGCCTGCTAGCTTATCTTTCTTTACGGCGAAATATGCTCCACTCTGCTTAA
- the LOC113309690 gene encoding prolycopene isomerase, chloroplastic-like, whose translation MAILSQSTPPMALIHSFHCVPHHKTLEFSSLTPNYSKSVSLTRFEGFELQRRKKLGKFKERQTRIGRGATKSVLSVEKNVSRSDSGNEKRETYDAIVIGSGIGGLVAGTQLAVKGANVLVLEKYVIPGGSSGYYEKDGYTFDVGSSVMFGFSDKGNLNLITRALAAVGCEMEVIPDPATVHFHLPNNLSVLVHKEYNDFITELTNKFPHEKEGINKFYGVCWKIFNALNSLELKSLEEPLYLFGQFFQKPLECLTLAYYLPQNAGAIARKFIQDPQLLSFIDAECFIVSTVNALQTPMINASMVLCDRHFGGINYPVGGVGGIAKSLAKGLLDKGSNIMYRANVTSIILEDKKAVGVKLSDGRELFAKTIISNATRWDTFGKLLKGNELPKEEEDFQKVYVKAPSFLSIHMAVKAEVLPSDTDCHHFVLEDDWTSLEKSYGSIFLSIPTVLDSSLAPKGHHILHIFTTSCIEDWKGLPQRDYDAKKERVADEIISRLEKKLFPGLKSAIVFQEVGTPKTHRRFLARDDGTYGPMPRKIPKGLLGMPFNTTAIDGLYCVGDSCFPGQGVIAVAFSGIMCAHRVAADMGLEKNSPILDAGLLKLLGWFRSMA comes from the exons atggCGATTCTATCACAATCAACACCACCAATGGCTCTGATTCACAGTTTCCACTGCGTTCCTCATCACAAAACCCTAGAATTCAGTAGTCTCACACCAAATTATTCTAAATCAGTTTCTTTAACACGGTTTGAGGGTTTTGAGTTGCAAAGGAgaaagaaattagggaaatttaaGGAGAGGCAAACGAGAATTGGGAGGGGGGCGACGAAATCAGTGTTGAGTGTGGAGAAAAATGTAAGTAGAAGTGATAGTGGAAATGAAAAGAGAGAGACTTATGATGCTATTGTTATTGGTTCTGGAATTGGTGGATTAGTTGCCGGTACACAGTTAGCTGTAAAAGGAGCTAACGTTTTAGTGTTGGAGAAGTATGTAATTCCTGGTGGAAGTTCTGGTTATTATGAGAAAGATGGATACACTTTTGATGTTGGATCATCTGTCATGTTTGGTTTCAGCGATAag GGTAATTTGAATTTGATAACTCGGGCATTGGCAGCGGTAGGGTGTGAGATGGAAGTGATACCAGACCCGGCGACTGTTCATTTTCATCTACCTAATAATCTGTCTGTTCTAGTACACAAAGAATACAATGACTTTATCACCGAACTTACCAATAAATTTCCTCATGAAAAGGAGGGGATAAATAAATTTTATGGTGTATGCTGGAAG ATATTTAATGCCTTGAACTCATTGGAATTGAAGTCCCTTGAAGAGccactttatctttttggacaattCTTCCAGAAGCCTCTTGAGTGCTTGACTCTTG CTTATTATTTGCCTCAAAATGCTGGAGCCATTGCACGAAAGTTCATACAAGATCCCCAGTTGTTATCTTTCATAGATGCTGAG TGTTTTATTGTGAGCACAGTTAATGCTTTGCAGACTCCGATGATCAACGCGAGCATG GTTTTGTGTGACAGGCATTTTGGTGGAATCAATTACCCTGTTGGTGGTGTAGGCGGCATTGCAAAATCCTTAGCCAAGGGTCTTCTTGATAAGGGAAGTAATATAATGTACAGGGCAAATGTTACCAGCATTATACTTGAGGACAAAAAAGCT GTAGGAGTTAAACTTTCAGATGGAAGAGAGCTATTTGCAAAAACTATCATATCAAACGCAACTAGATGGGATACCTTTG GAAAGCTTTTGAAAGGAAATGAGCTTCCAAAGGAAGAGGAAGACTTCCAGAAAGTTTATGTCAAAGCACCGTCATTTCTTTCCATCCACATGGCGGTTAAAGCAGAAGTGTTGCCGTCAGACACAGATTGCCATCATTTCGTTCTTGAG GATGACTGGACCAGCTTAGAAAAGTCATATGGAAGCATTTTCTTGAGCATTCCAACTGTTCTTGATTCATCTTTGGCTCCAAAAGGACATCATATCCTTCACATATTCACAACATCTTGTATTGAGGACTGGAAG GGACTTCCTCAGAGAGACTATGATGCAAAGAAGGAACGTGTGGCAGATGAAATCATCAGTAGATTGGAAAAGAAACTTTTTCCAGGGCTTAAATCAGCCATTGTTTTCCAAGAG GTAGGGACACCCAAGACGCACAGGCGCTTCCTTGCTCGAGATGATGGTACATATGGACCAATGCCACGTAAAATTCCTAAAGGCTTATTAGGGATGCCATTCAATACGACT GCTATAGATGGGCTCTACTGTGTTGGGGATAGCTGCTTTCCAGGACAAGGTGTTATAGCTGTGGCCTTTTCAGGGATTATGTGTGCTCATCGAGTAGCTGCTGATATGG GGCTCGAGAAGAATTCCCCAATATTAGACGCTGGCTTACTCAAACTTCTTGGCTGGTTTAGGTCAATGGCATGA
- the LOC113309689 gene encoding ABC transporter G family member 22-like isoform X4 — translation MGPSGSGKTTLLNLLGGRLRDPLTTGGSIFYNDQPYSKSLKRRIGYVTQDDVLFPHLTVRETLTYAALLRLPKTLSKQEKEERAMDVICELGLERCQDTMIGGSFVRGVSGGERKRVCIGNEIIINPSLLLLDEPTSGLDSTTALRIVQMLHDIAEAGKTVVTTIHQPSSRLFHKFDKLILLGKGSLLYYGKASEAMDYFSSIGCSPLIAMNPAEFLLDLANGNVNDVSVPSELEDKVEMGNLETQTRKGKPSPAFVHEYLVEAYDTRVADKEKKKLMVPDRIDEDLKAQLASPKREWGASWWQQFSILFQRGLKERRHDYLSWLRITQVISTAIILGLLWWQSDTSTPKGLQDQSGLLFFMAVFWGFFPVFTAIFTFPQERAMLNKERAVDMYRLSAYFIARTTSDLPLDLFLPVLFLLVVYFMTGLRLSVGPFFLTMLTLFLSIVAAQGLGLAIGATLMDVKKATTLASVAVMTFMLAGGFFVKKVPAFISWIRYVSFNYHTYRLLIKVQYDHITPSVHGMELDSGLTEVTAMVTMVIGYRLLAYLSLRRNMLHSA, via the exons ATGGGACCTTCTGGGAGTGGAAAGACGACACTTCTTAATCTGCTCGGTGGGAGATTGAGAGACCCGTTGACTACAGGAGGTTCAATTTTCTACAATGATCAGCCATATTCCAAGTCTCTCAAGCGCAG GATCGGATATGTGACTCAAGATGACGTTCTGTTTCCTCACCTTACAGTGAGAGAAACATTGACATATGCAGCTCTTCTAAGATTGCCAAAGACACTGTCGAAACAGGAAAAGGAGGAGCGAGCCATGGACGTTATTTGTGAACTTGGACTTGAGAG GTGCCAAGACACCATGATAGGAGGCTCCTTTGTCCGAGGAGTTTCAGGTGGAGAGAGGAAGAGAGTGTGTATTGGAAACGAGATTATAATCAACCCCTCCCTTTTGCTCCTTGATGAGCCAACCTCTGGCCTGGATTCAACAACAGCCCTAAGGATTGTACAGATGTTACATGACATAGCTGAG GCTGGGAAGACAGTGGTTACCACAATCCATCAACCATCCAGCAGACTATTTCACAAATTTGATAAACTGATCCTACTCGGAAAGGGGAGCTTACTATATTATGGGAAGGCATCAGAAGCAATGGACTATTTCTCATCCATAGGGTGTTCACCTCTTATAGCCATGAATCCAGCAGAATTTTTGCTAGACCTTGCAAATGGAAATGTAAACGATGTTTCTGTACCATCAGAATTAGAAGATAAAGTTGAGATGGGTAACTTGGAAACGCAAACTAGGAAGGGGAAGCCTTCTCCAGCATTTGTACATGAG TACCTGGTAGAAGCTTATGACACTAGAGTTGCtgacaaagaaaagaagaaactgatGGTGCCGGATCGCATCGACGAAGATTTGAAAGCGCAATTGGCTTCTCCAAAGAGAGAATGGGGTGCAAGCTGGTGGCAACAGTTCTCCATTCTATTCCAAAGAGGTCTCAAAGAAAGGCGGCATGATTACTTGAGCTGGTTAAGAATAACTCAAGTTATCTCCACTGCAATTATCTTGGGTTTGCTATGGTGGCAATCTGATACTAGCACCCCCAAAGGCCTGCAGGATCAG TCCGGATTACTCTTTTTCATGGCAGTCTTCTGGGGATTTTTCCCTGTCTTCACAGCAATATTCACATTTCCCCAAGAACGAGCAATGTTAAACAAGGAACGAGCAGTTGACATGTACAGACTAAGTGCATACTTCATTGCTAGGACCACTAGTGACTTACCGCTTGACCTCTTCTTACCCGTATTGTTCCTTCTTGTCGTGTACTTCATGACGGGTTTGAGACTAAGTGTGGGTCCTTTCTTCCTGACCATGCTTACGCTGTTTCTTAGCATCGTAGCTGCTCAG GGACTCGGACTAGCCATTGGTGCTACACTGATGGATGTAAAGAAGGCAACAACTCTGGCTTCAGTTGCTGTAATGACCTTCATGTTGGCGGGTGGGTTCTTCGTGAAG AAAGTTCCAGCATTTATATCATGGATTCGCTATGTTTCTTTCAACTATCACACTTACAGGCTTCTTATCAAGGTTCAGTATGATCATATTACGCCATCTGTACATGGAATGGAACTGGACAGTGGTTTGACTGAAGTCACTGCCATGGTCACCATGGTTATTGGATATCGCCTGCTAGCTTATCTTTCTTTACGGCGAAATATGCTCCACTCTGCTTAA